In Nocardioides dokdonensis FR1436, the following are encoded in one genomic region:
- a CDS encoding TadE/TadG family type IV pilus assembly protein, translating to MRHPVRRQRDERGAISVWFATASLVMIILVGMTVDVGGKVHAQQQARSAAAQAARTGAQEVQGSTAIRGEELRVDINAAKSAAQGYLNAAGVEGSVTVVNGDTLIVRTTDTYDSKFLGIIGLDSMRVTGEASARLIRAQGGIER from the coding sequence ATGAGGCACCCGGTCCGACGACAACGCGACGAGCGCGGCGCCATCAGCGTCTGGTTCGCCACCGCGTCACTGGTGATGATCATCCTGGTCGGGATGACCGTCGACGTCGGCGGCAAGGTGCACGCCCAGCAGCAGGCCCGCAGTGCTGCGGCCCAGGCCGCCCGCACCGGCGCCCAGGAGGTCCAGGGCTCGACCGCCATCCGCGGCGAGGAGCTCCGCGTCGACATCAACGCCGCCAAGTCCGCCGCGCAGGGCTACCTCAACGCCGCCGGCGTGGAGGGCAGCGTCACCGTCGTCAACGGCGACACCCTGATCGTGCGCACCACCGACACCTACGACAGCAAGTTCCTCGGGATCATCGGGCTGGACTCGATGAGGGTCACCGGGGAGGCGTCTGCACGGCTCATCCGCGCTCAAGGAGGCATCGAACGATGA
- a CDS encoding TadE/TadG family type IV pilus assembly protein, with translation MAIEAAIGVPAFGLFVAMIVLGGRVEIAKQSVEAAAYEAARAASIERTQSEAIAAGRSSAASSLHDQDVRCTSTNITVNAAAFNAPIGNTAQVDVTVTCTVNLSDLSIPGVPGTRTITATASSPVDAYRERR, from the coding sequence GTGGCCATCGAGGCCGCGATCGGCGTCCCGGCCTTCGGGCTGTTTGTGGCGATGATTGTCCTCGGCGGCCGCGTCGAGATCGCCAAGCAGTCCGTGGAAGCAGCCGCGTACGAGGCAGCACGGGCAGCCTCGATCGAGCGAACCCAGAGCGAGGCGATCGCCGCAGGCAGGTCCTCGGCCGCAAGCAGCCTGCACGACCAGGACGTGCGCTGCACCAGCACGAACATCACGGTCAACGCTGCGGCGTTCAACGCACCGATCGGGAACACCGCCCAGGTGGACGTCACGGTGACCTGCACGGTCAACCTGTCGGACCTGAGCATCCCCGGCGTACCCGGCACCCGCACGATCACCGCAACCGCGAGCAGCCCCGTCGACGCCTACCGGGAGCGCCGATGA
- a CDS encoding TadE family protein has translation MFSSSRRRRRDERGSVAIQMVFLMPALFLVMFLGVQGALYYHAREVALAAAQEGAREAGSENGSRESGVAAANGFLRDAGGSDVMTSTSVSGARTTTTATITVTGKSMSVIPGWHVTVRQSASVPVERLTE, from the coding sequence ATGTTCTCCAGCTCTCGCCGCCGACGCCGGGACGAGCGCGGCTCAGTGGCCATCCAGATGGTCTTCCTGATGCCGGCGCTCTTCCTGGTGATGTTCCTCGGTGTCCAGGGCGCGCTGTACTACCACGCCCGCGAAGTAGCGCTCGCGGCCGCGCAGGAGGGCGCACGCGAGGCGGGCAGCGAGAACGGCAGCCGTGAGTCCGGAGTGGCGGCCGCGAACGGCTTCCTCCGGGACGCCGGCGGATCCGACGTGATGACGTCGACCAGCGTCTCCGGGGCACGGACCACGACAACGGCCACGATCACCGTCACCGGCAAGTCCATGAGCGTGATCCCCGGCTGGCACGTGACCGTCCGCCAGAGCGCCAGCGTCCCGGTCGAGAGACTCACCGAATGA
- a CDS encoding type II secretion system F family protein, whose amino-acid sequence MTGLQLALASGTLLGLAVALLVWRMAPSDPDLTDALDRLSPGHVVPRRSAGPLDVQESTESGSLVDRIGVWAIKNLPGGAWAHTPRKDLAILQISETRFYGEKVVWALLGLAMPPLFAAFFALIGLPLPFAIPTFGSLGLAALFWFMPNYNATDDAKKARIEFSRALGAYIDMVATGVRDGSSGQQALRSAAEVGDTWVFKRIESELRRARYMTRAPWDSLHALADDLGVPELDDLADIMQQSGQDGAQIYNNLRARAAALRSAMLSAELGKANAVSERMYIPASLLGIVFMAILVTPSMLRFAT is encoded by the coding sequence ATGACCGGCCTCCAGCTCGCGCTCGCCAGCGGCACCCTCCTCGGGCTCGCCGTTGCCCTGCTCGTATGGCGCATGGCCCCGTCCGACCCCGACCTCACCGACGCCCTGGACCGGCTCTCGCCCGGCCACGTCGTGCCCCGCCGCAGCGCCGGCCCGCTCGACGTCCAGGAGAGCACCGAATCCGGATCGCTCGTCGACCGGATCGGCGTGTGGGCGATCAAGAACCTGCCCGGGGGAGCGTGGGCACACACGCCCCGCAAGGACCTGGCCATCCTCCAGATCAGCGAGACCAGGTTCTACGGCGAGAAGGTCGTCTGGGCGCTGCTCGGCCTGGCGATGCCGCCGCTGTTCGCGGCGTTCTTCGCACTGATCGGGCTTCCGCTCCCGTTCGCGATCCCCACCTTCGGGTCGCTCGGGCTCGCCGCACTGTTCTGGTTCATGCCCAACTACAACGCCACTGACGACGCCAAAAAGGCCCGCATCGAGTTCAGCCGGGCCCTGGGCGCCTACATCGACATGGTCGCCACCGGAGTCCGCGACGGCTCCAGCGGTCAGCAGGCGCTGCGCTCCGCGGCCGAGGTCGGCGACACCTGGGTGTTCAAGCGGATCGAGAGCGAGCTGCGCCGCGCCCGCTACATGACCCGCGCCCCCTGGGACTCCCTGCACGCGCTCGCCGATGACCTCGGCGTCCCCGAGCTCGACGACCTCGCCGACATCATGCAGCAGTCCGGCCAGGACGGCGCCCAGATCTACAACAACCTCCGCGCCCGCGCCGCCGCACTCCGCTCGGCGATGCTCAGCGCCGAACTCGGGAAGGCCAACGCCGTCTCCGAGCGCATGTACATCCCCGCCAGCCTGCTCGGCATCGTCTTCATGGCGATCCTCGTCACTCCGTCGATGCTCCGATTCGCGACCTAA
- a CDS encoding type II secretion system F family protein, translating to MTAFLPAVFGALIVIGLIGMVYALIPAPPKPPRPARTLTPFGRAGGWFARLNPRTRMLVIGGAVAGLLVALLTGWVIAIVLVPAAIVGIPLLLTPPPAAASIEKLEALEEWTRSLSGKLTAGQSLRSGLIKSLQSVPAPIEREVGLMVSRLWNNTATTEDVLRAFAEDLNDSTGDVVASQLILAASGRGQAGLAKALDALAETVAADVRARRQIAADQAKPRTTARTVTVITLGVLGMLALTGDYIEPYGSPLGQVILAVLLTAYVATLLWMRRMAVAKPLPRFLDLQARNAHRAAHGEREGALA from the coding sequence ATGACCGCCTTCCTGCCCGCCGTCTTCGGTGCGCTCATCGTCATCGGCCTGATCGGCATGGTCTACGCCCTGATCCCCGCACCCCCCAAGCCGCCGCGGCCCGCCCGGACCCTCACCCCGTTCGGCCGGGCGGGTGGCTGGTTCGCCCGGCTCAACCCGCGCACCCGGATGCTGGTCATCGGCGGCGCCGTCGCCGGCCTCCTGGTCGCGTTGCTGACCGGCTGGGTGATCGCGATCGTGCTCGTCCCGGCCGCGATCGTCGGCATCCCACTGCTGCTTACGCCCCCGCCAGCGGCCGCGAGCATCGAGAAGCTCGAGGCGCTCGAGGAGTGGACCCGGTCACTGTCCGGCAAGCTCACCGCCGGACAGTCGCTGCGCTCGGGTCTCATCAAGTCGCTGCAGTCGGTGCCGGCGCCCATCGAGCGCGAGGTCGGCCTGATGGTCTCCCGGCTCTGGAACAATACCGCCACCACCGAGGACGTGCTGCGCGCCTTCGCCGAGGACCTCAACGACTCCACCGGCGACGTGGTGGCCAGCCAGCTGATCCTCGCCGCCAGCGGGCGCGGGCAGGCCGGCCTGGCCAAGGCGCTGGACGCGCTCGCGGAGACCGTCGCCGCCGACGTGCGCGCCCGCCGCCAGATCGCCGCCGACCAGGCCAAGCCGCGCACCACCGCCCGCACGGTCACCGTGATCACCCTCGGCGTCCTGGGCATGCTCGCCCTCACCGGCGACTACATCGAGCCGTACGGCAGCCCGCTCGGCCAAGTCATCCTCGCCGTCTTGCTGACTGCCTACGTGGCCACGCTGCTGTGGATGCGCCGGATGGCGGTCGCCAAGCCGCTCCCGCGCTTCCTCGACCTCCAGGCCCGCAACGCGCACCGAGCGGCGCACGGGGAGAGGGAAGGAGCACTCGCATGA
- a CDS encoding CpaF family protein, translating to MSNNGHQPEAQDREPLRADEWLAARHADRSPRSPFARGRGTNGNQPPPPPAPTSEDHDPTSLPIFAGSWTSEDQQPGRTRSDFTLRPLVASSDDQPHAIAATNYYDGADVGEVELDWELIAQYRAEISSRLTARLDKEGGRVTDEDREQMGLDVIEEFIKSEAETLVSTGRPPWSRQQEAALKAALKAALFGLGRLQPLVEREDVENIIVIARGPECAVWLELVDGTLVEAAPIADSEDELREFLADLGSRQNRPFTEARPHLDLRLPGGARLAAGSWVMAYTSVVIRRHGMREVSMDEMVYDRKACGAVLADFLAACVRAGKSIVVSGVQGSGKTTWVRALCSCIPPWEMIGTFETEFELHLHELVDRHKIVHAWEHRPGSGEVGIDGRQAGEFSLEEAIHHSFRFNLARQIVGEVRGPEVWNMLKAMESGPGSISTTHARSAEHTIEKLVSCAMEKGPQVTRELAISKLAAAIDIVMYLRSEVVPNGDGTFRKHRWVEEVLVVQPSIDAARGYATTPIFAPNQLGQAVATGKLDNFLAQELARHGFDLEAYKAESQANPGVATS from the coding sequence ATGAGCAACAACGGACACCAGCCCGAAGCCCAGGACCGCGAGCCGCTCCGCGCCGACGAATGGCTCGCGGCGCGACACGCAGACCGCAGCCCGCGCTCCCCGTTCGCCCGCGGCCGCGGCACCAACGGGAACCAGCCGCCCCCGCCGCCGGCGCCGACCAGCGAGGACCACGACCCGACGTCGCTGCCGATCTTCGCCGGTTCCTGGACCAGCGAGGACCAGCAGCCGGGCCGTACCCGCTCGGACTTCACGCTGCGCCCACTCGTCGCCAGCTCCGACGACCAGCCTCACGCGATCGCCGCCACCAACTACTACGACGGCGCCGACGTGGGGGAGGTCGAGCTGGACTGGGAGCTCATCGCCCAGTACCGGGCCGAGATCTCCTCCCGGCTGACCGCCCGGCTCGACAAGGAAGGCGGCCGGGTCACCGACGAGGACCGCGAACAGATGGGCCTCGACGTCATCGAGGAGTTCATCAAGTCCGAGGCCGAGACCCTCGTCTCAACCGGCCGGCCACCGTGGAGCCGCCAGCAGGAGGCCGCCCTCAAGGCCGCCCTCAAGGCCGCGCTGTTCGGTCTCGGCCGGCTGCAGCCGCTGGTCGAGCGCGAGGACGTGGAGAACATCATCGTCATCGCCCGCGGCCCGGAGTGCGCCGTGTGGCTGGAGCTCGTCGACGGCACCCTGGTCGAGGCCGCCCCGATCGCCGACTCCGAGGACGAGCTGCGCGAGTTCCTCGCCGACCTCGGCTCCCGGCAGAACCGGCCCTTCACCGAAGCGCGTCCGCACCTGGACCTGCGCCTGCCCGGCGGCGCCCGGCTCGCGGCCGGCTCCTGGGTGATGGCCTACACCTCGGTGGTGATCCGCCGGCACGGGATGCGCGAGGTGTCGATGGACGAGATGGTCTACGACCGCAAGGCGTGCGGCGCGGTCCTGGCCGACTTCCTCGCCGCCTGCGTCCGCGCCGGCAAGAGCATCGTCGTCTCCGGCGTCCAGGGCTCGGGCAAGACCACCTGGGTCCGCGCCCTGTGCTCGTGCATCCCGCCCTGGGAGATGATCGGCACCTTCGAGACCGAGTTCGAGCTGCACCTGCACGAGCTGGTCGACCGGCACAAGATCGTCCACGCCTGGGAGCACCGGCCCGGATCCGGCGAGGTCGGCATCGACGGTCGCCAGGCCGGTGAGTTCAGCCTCGAGGAGGCCATCCACCACTCCTTCCGGTTCAACCTCGCCCGCCAGATCGTCGGCGAGGTCCGCGGTCCGGAGGTCTGGAACATGCTCAAGGCCATGGAGTCCGGCCCGGGCTCGATCAGCACCACCCACGCCCGCAGCGCTGAGCACACCATCGAGAAGCTCGTCTCCTGCGCCATGGAGAAGGGCCCGCAGGTCACCCGCGAGCTCGCGATCAGCAAGCTCGCCGCCGCCATCGACATCGTGATGTACCTGCGCTCCGAGGTCGTCCCCAACGGCGACGGCACCTTCCGCAAGCACCGCTGGGTCGAGGAGGTCCTGGTCGTCCAGCCCAGCATCGACGCGGCCCGCGGGTATGCGACCACCCCGATCTTCGCCCCGAACCAGCTCGGCCAGGCCGTCGCCACCGGGAAGCTCGACAACTTCCTCGCCCAGGAGCTCGCCCGCCACGGGTTCGACCTCGAGGCGTACAAGGCCGAGTCCCAGGCAAACCCGGGGGTGGCGACATCATGA
- a CDS encoding SAF domain-containing protein, with product MALVAAGALGTAFAFTSINDTQEVLVVSQDIKRGETIEAGDLSVVRVSVDPALSPVAGSQKAELEGSRAAVDLWAGTLLTEEATTDSLVPGEGESLVGISLTPAQMPSEPLYAGDAVRIVTTPGDQGEVTNEDPVTVEAVVVAVSRVQETGETVVDVSVPEGDAADLAARAATGRVALVLDTRER from the coding sequence GTGGCCCTTGTCGCCGCGGGCGCGCTAGGCACCGCGTTCGCCTTCACCTCCATCAACGACACGCAAGAGGTCCTCGTGGTCAGCCAGGACATCAAGCGCGGCGAGACCATCGAGGCCGGTGACCTCTCAGTGGTGCGGGTCAGCGTCGACCCGGCACTGAGCCCGGTCGCCGGGAGCCAGAAGGCCGAGCTCGAGGGCAGCCGCGCCGCCGTCGACCTGTGGGCCGGCACCCTGCTCACCGAGGAGGCCACCACCGACAGCCTGGTGCCGGGGGAGGGGGAATCCTTGGTGGGCATCAGCCTCACCCCCGCGCAGATGCCGTCCGAGCCGCTCTATGCCGGTGACGCCGTCCGGATCGTCACCACGCCCGGCGACCAGGGCGAGGTCACCAACGAGGATCCGGTCACGGTCGAGGCAGTCGTCGTTGCTGTTAGCCGCGTACAGGAGACCGGCGAGACCGTGGTCGACGTCTCTGTCCCCGAAGGCGACGCCGCCGACCTGGCCGCCCGCGCCGCAACCGGGCGGGTCGCACTGGTCCTGGACACTCGGGAGCGCTGA
- a CDS encoding helix-turn-helix domain-containing protein — translation MASGIDPNALRAAREEAGLTQHELARLVGAAGGERISRWELGTSSPRPDFLVRLANALDIPALRLIHLEGDVPDLRALRLQAGLTVPELATSVNVAVPTYYAWEQGRWTRLPAPQSLEALTRALGESVELVVAAFHEAQRQRRRSGTASARPSS, via the coding sequence ATGGCCTCCGGAATCGATCCCAACGCGTTGAGGGCTGCTCGCGAGGAAGCGGGGTTGACTCAGCATGAGTTGGCGCGTCTGGTGGGAGCGGCCGGGGGTGAGCGCATCTCTCGCTGGGAGTTGGGCACGTCATCTCCGCGCCCCGACTTCCTGGTCAGACTCGCCAATGCCCTCGACATCCCGGCGCTGCGGCTAATTCACCTCGAAGGTGATGTCCCCGATCTCCGAGCGCTGCGCCTGCAGGCAGGGCTCACCGTTCCCGAACTCGCCACGTCCGTGAACGTGGCTGTGCCGACCTATTACGCCTGGGAGCAAGGGCGCTGGACCCGACTCCCTGCACCACAGTCGCTCGAAGCGCTAACCCGCGCACTCGGGGAGTCCGTCGAACTGGTTGTCGCAGCATTCCATGAGGCGCAACGGCAACGCCGGCGCAGCGGAACAGCCTCGGCCCGACCGAGTTCGTAG